The Natrinema salaciae genome includes a window with the following:
- a CDS encoding carbohydrate ABC transporter permease — MAAQADTASKSAEDENKGPLERWAHGVVTEPDKRKRHYRALFYVVTGFFLVTTLFPFYWLLVLALTPSGQIRQGDWNVSVPLLGDVPFPTPQGFNVTAFVEVFQQVPFHLYMFNSFVLATATTLIVIVLASLAGYVFGRLEFPGRSVMMLAILAVSYFPPAAFLIPLYDAFLGNPVTVPFLSIELFSPPRLVNTPGSMIMPFSALFLPLAIFILTTFYGQIPDGLEDAARVEGTTRLGALFRVIMPLSAPGVVTAAVLTFISVYNEYFFSSIMAIQNEPNQWSPLVGGILSYQTQYTTDFNLMAAASIVGVLPMLIIVVVAQEKIVSGLTDGALKE, encoded by the coding sequence ATGGCAGCGCAAGCTGATACTGCGTCCAAATCGGCCGAGGACGAAAACAAGGGGCCGCTCGAGCGGTGGGCCCACGGCGTCGTCACCGAACCCGACAAACGCAAACGGCACTACAGAGCGTTGTTCTACGTCGTCACCGGGTTCTTCCTCGTGACGACGCTGTTCCCGTTCTACTGGCTTCTCGTGCTCGCACTGACGCCGAGTGGCCAGATCAGGCAAGGCGACTGGAACGTGTCCGTTCCCCTCCTGGGCGACGTGCCGTTCCCGACGCCGCAGGGATTCAACGTCACCGCCTTCGTGGAGGTGTTCCAGCAGGTACCGTTCCACCTCTACATGTTCAACAGCTTCGTGCTCGCGACGGCGACGACGCTCATCGTCATCGTCCTCGCGAGCCTTGCGGGGTACGTTTTCGGCCGCCTCGAGTTCCCCGGACGCAGCGTGATGATGCTCGCCATCCTGGCGGTCTCGTATTTCCCGCCGGCGGCGTTCCTGATCCCGCTGTACGATGCGTTCCTCGGCAATCCGGTGACGGTGCCGTTCCTGAGCATCGAATTGTTCTCGCCGCCGCGGCTCGTCAACACGCCGGGCTCGATGATCATGCCCTTCAGCGCGCTGTTCCTGCCGCTCGCAATCTTCATCCTCACGACGTTTTACGGGCAGATTCCGGACGGGCTCGAGGACGCGGCGCGCGTCGAGGGAACGACCCGGCTGGGCGCGCTGTTTCGCGTGATTATGCCGCTGTCGGCGCCCGGCGTCGTGACGGCGGCCGTGCTGACGTTCATCTCGGTCTACAACGAGTACTTCTTCAGCTCGATCATGGCGATACAGAACGAGCCCAACCAGTGGTCGCCGCTGGTCGGCGGCATCCTCAGCTACCAGACCCAGTACACGACGGACTTCAACCTCATGGCGGCCGCCAGCATCGTCGGCGTGTTGCCCATGCTGATCATCGTCGTCGTCGCACAGGAAAAGATCGTCAGCGGACTGACCGACGGAGCACTCAAAGAATAA
- a CDS encoding ABC transporter ATP-binding protein, translating to MARVRLDNVTKRYEDIVAVDEMDLEIEDGEFVCLVGPSGCGKSTTMETIAGLTKPTEGTITIGETDVTKLPPKDRGVAMVFQNIALFPHMDVYDNISFGLRLRKYDQEVIDRRVERASDVVQLEGMLDRMPDELSGGQQQRVAIARAIVREPDVFLMDEPLANLDAKLRVHMRTELQRLHKQLDTTIIYVTHDQAEAMTMSDRIAVINAGELQQIDPPLVCYNEPANRFVAGFIGSPSMNFVEGELTETGLETDHFDVEFDVDGLEVAPGDAVTMGIRPEDIYPVDTADSPASSSAVIDATTDVLEPMGDEIFVYLTLDGSGGGMMTSEEASNASNQLLMSVDPDSAITEDDEVRVELDRSKIHLFEAASGDAIAHGVAALSDSADSAGPATEGARAEADSGGAHE from the coding sequence ATGGCACGAGTACGACTCGACAACGTTACGAAACGCTACGAAGACATCGTCGCCGTCGACGAGATGGATCTGGAGATCGAGGACGGCGAGTTCGTCTGCCTCGTCGGCCCCTCGGGCTGCGGGAAGTCGACGACCATGGAGACCATCGCCGGCCTCACCAAACCGACCGAGGGGACGATCACGATCGGTGAGACCGACGTCACCAAGCTCCCCCCGAAGGACCGGGGCGTCGCGATGGTCTTCCAGAACATCGCGCTGTTCCCGCACATGGACGTCTACGACAACATCTCGTTCGGACTGCGCCTCCGGAAGTACGACCAGGAGGTGATCGACCGCCGCGTCGAGCGCGCCTCCGACGTCGTCCAGCTCGAGGGGATGCTCGATCGGATGCCCGACGAACTCTCGGGCGGCCAACAACAGCGGGTGGCGATCGCCCGCGCGATCGTCCGCGAGCCGGACGTCTTCCTGATGGACGAGCCGCTGGCAAACCTGGACGCGAAGCTGCGCGTCCACATGCGGACGGAGCTCCAGCGGCTGCACAAGCAACTCGATACGACGATCATCTACGTCACCCACGATCAGGCCGAGGCGATGACCATGTCCGACCGGATCGCGGTCATCAACGCCGGCGAACTCCAGCAGATCGATCCGCCGCTGGTCTGCTACAACGAGCCGGCGAACCGGTTCGTCGCCGGCTTCATCGGCTCACCGTCGATGAACTTCGTCGAGGGTGAACTGACCGAAACCGGCCTCGAGACGGACCACTTCGACGTCGAGTTCGACGTCGACGGCCTCGAGGTCGCCCCCGGCGACGCCGTCACGATGGGCATCCGTCCCGAGGACATCTACCCCGTGGATACCGCCGACTCGCCGGCCAGTTCGTCGGCGGTCATCGACGCGACCACCGACGTTTTGGAGCCGATGGGCGACGAGATCTTCGTCTACCTCACACTCGACGGCTCGGGTGGGGGGATGATGACGAGCGAGGAGGCCTCGAACGCGTCGAACCAGCTGCTGATGAGCGTCGATCCCGACTCGGCGATCACGGAGGACGACGAGGTCCGCGTCGAACTCGATCGGTCGAAGATTCACCTGTTCGAGGCAGCGTCGGGCGACGCGATCGCCCACGGGGTCGCAGCGCTGTCGGACTCGGCCGACTCGGCGGGTCCGGCGACAGAGGGCGCGCGAGCCGAGGCCGACTCGGGAGGAGCCCATGAGTGA
- a CDS encoding Gfo/Idh/MocA family protein, which translates to MTGEYADVRTGIVGLGNIGHHHADRLVELGVPLVGGMDIAPDARSRFADRYDVPVYDDCHDLYDEVDAVVITTPNKYHEEYTVAALERGCHVLLEKPLANTLESAERIADAAATAEGTVKIGFNNRFLNAVQLVRNRIDRGKFGEVTHVEANYVRRRGIPGRGSWFTRREISGGGALIDLGVHAIDLSMYLLGYPAVEEVSGVTRSEFGDRDDYAYLEMWGDDSGPEAFDVDDSASAFVRCAGNRTVSLEVAWATNRPATHEFVVRGTEAAARFDLLEGDLTIHSASADGPDHLLDTTVETSENDTHADEQRAFFDAVTTSRDIGGDIEDALTVQRIIDGIYRSSEGGHTVDPADAEP; encoded by the coding sequence ATGACCGGCGAGTACGCGGACGTTCGAACCGGTATCGTCGGTCTCGGGAACATCGGCCACCACCACGCCGACCGGCTCGTCGAGCTCGGCGTGCCGCTGGTCGGCGGGATGGACATCGCCCCCGACGCGCGCTCCCGGTTCGCCGACCGGTACGACGTCCCGGTCTACGACGACTGCCACGACCTCTACGACGAGGTCGACGCCGTCGTCATTACGACGCCGAACAAGTATCACGAGGAGTACACCGTCGCCGCCCTCGAGCGCGGCTGTCACGTGCTCCTCGAGAAGCCGCTGGCGAACACGCTCGAGAGCGCGGAGCGGATCGCCGACGCGGCGGCGACCGCCGAGGGAACGGTCAAGATCGGGTTCAACAACCGGTTCCTGAACGCCGTCCAGCTCGTCCGCAACCGGATCGATCGCGGCAAGTTCGGGGAGGTCACCCACGTCGAGGCCAACTACGTCCGACGGCGCGGTATCCCGGGTCGCGGTTCGTGGTTTACGCGCCGGGAGATCTCCGGCGGCGGCGCGCTCATCGACCTCGGCGTCCACGCGATCGACCTCTCGATGTACCTGCTCGGCTATCCGGCCGTCGAGGAGGTCTCCGGGGTCACCCGGTCCGAGTTCGGCGACCGAGACGACTACGCCTACCTCGAGATGTGGGGCGACGACAGCGGCCCCGAGGCGTTCGACGTCGACGACTCGGCCAGCGCCTTCGTCCGCTGTGCGGGGAACCGAACGGTCTCGCTCGAGGTGGCGTGGGCGACCAACCGGCCGGCGACCCACGAGTTCGTCGTCCGCGGCACCGAAGCCGCCGCTCGGTTCGATCTCCTCGAGGGCGATCTCACCATCCACTCGGCGAGCGCGGACGGTCCCGATCACCTGCTCGATACGACCGTCGAAACGTCGGAGAACGATACCCACGCGGACGAACAGCGGGCGTTTTTCGACGCCGTCACGACCAGTCGCGATATCGGCGGCGACATCGAGGACGCGCTGACCGTCCAGCGGATCATCGACGGCATCTACCGCTCGAGCGAGGGCGGCCACACCGTCGATCCGGCCGACGCGGAGCCCTGA
- a CDS encoding sugar phosphate isomerase/epimerase family protein, which translates to MDIGVHTPPLADESLEDALAYLADVGVDAIEPGVGGYPGDDHLDRRASLDDEDAQTELRGLLEEHGMRISALATHNNPLHPDDEQAAAADTELREAIRLAAQLEVGTVTCFSGLPAGSPSDETPNWITAPWPSEHAEAHEYQWDVAVDYWGDLAAYADDHGVDLAIEMHPNMLVYEPHGMARLREETNDRVGANFDPSHLYWQGISVTDAVRFLDDAIHHVHAKDTRIYEEQAREKGVLDTTAYDEAADRSWLFRSVGYGHDESHWKDLVSTLRMVGYDGALSIEHEDSLTSSREGLEKAIDLLERAVFRDQPGEAYWAE; encoded by the coding sequence ATGGATATCGGTGTACACACGCCACCGCTCGCGGACGAATCGCTCGAGGACGCGCTCGCGTATCTCGCCGATGTCGGCGTCGACGCGATCGAACCCGGCGTCGGCGGCTACCCCGGCGACGACCACCTCGATCGTCGGGCGTCTCTCGACGACGAGGACGCACAGACCGAGTTACGGGGACTGCTCGAGGAGCACGGGATGCGGATCAGCGCGCTCGCGACGCACAACAACCCGCTCCATCCGGACGACGAGCAGGCCGCGGCGGCGGACACCGAACTGCGCGAGGCGATCCGGCTGGCCGCCCAGCTCGAGGTCGGGACCGTCACCTGTTTCTCGGGACTGCCCGCCGGGAGTCCCTCCGACGAGACGCCCAACTGGATCACCGCGCCGTGGCCGTCCGAGCACGCCGAGGCTCACGAGTACCAGTGGGACGTCGCCGTCGACTACTGGGGTGACCTCGCCGCGTACGCGGACGACCACGGGGTCGACCTGGCCATCGAGATGCACCCGAACATGCTGGTGTACGAGCCCCACGGCATGGCGCGCCTGCGCGAGGAGACGAACGATCGCGTGGGAGCGAACTTCGACCCCTCCCACCTCTACTGGCAGGGGATCTCCGTCACCGACGCCGTCCGCTTCCTCGACGACGCGATCCACCACGTCCACGCCAAGGACACCAGGATCTACGAGGAACAGGCCCGCGAGAAGGGCGTCCTCGACACCACGGCCTACGACGAGGCGGCCGACCGGTCGTGGCTCTTCCGCTCCGTCGGCTACGGCCACGACGAGTCCCACTGGAAGGACCTCGTCTCGACGCTCCGGATGGTCGGCTACGACGGCGCGCTGAGCATCGAGCACGAGGACTCGCTGACCAGTTCCCGCGAGGGACTCGAGAAAGCGATCGACCTGCTCGAGCGGGCCGTCTTCCGGGACCAGCCGGGCGAGGCCTACTGGGCGGAGTGA